Genomic window (Vicinamibacterales bacterium):
CCTGGGGGCGTCCATTGATAACGGTGAGTCGGGGCGCACGAGCGGTAAACAGGCTTGCTACGGGCGCCGCGTGTCTCTTGCTTCCGGTCACGGTCATTGCACAGACTCCCACCGAGTGGCCGGTGGAATCCCCTCCGGCGCCGTTGGCGCAGACAGAAGTCCAGTTTCCCCCGTATGAGGTGCGCACGCTCGACAATGGCATGCGCGTTGTGGTCGTACTGCATCACGAACAACCTGTTGTGAGCGTCCGGCTTCTCGTGGGCGCCGGTACGGCGCATGAGCCGGCTGGTAAGTCGGGTTTAGCGAGTCTCCTCGGAGCGTTGCTCGACCAGGGTACAACCAGTCGAACGGCGCAGGATATTGCCGAAACCATCGATACAATCGGTGGGTCAATAGGTGTGGGTGCAGGTAGCGACCTCACTTTCGTGAACGCAGTTGTCATGAACGACAGCTTCGATTTGGTGATGGAAATCGTGAGTGACCTTATCCGGCACCCGGCATTCGCTGTTGAGGAAATTGAGCGACAACGGCGACAAATTGTATCCGGGCTGCAGGTGGGTTTAGAGGATCCCGACTATCTGGCCAGTATTGTGTTCGATCGTCTTGTTTACGGATTCCATCCGTACGGTCGACCACAGTCGGGAACGCTCGAGTCACTTCCGACGATTACCTCGGACGATCTCCATGCGTTTCACGAGACTTACTTCGCGCCGAACAACAGCATTCTGGCAATCGTCGGCGACCTCACCGCAGATACCGCTTTCAATACGACTGAGCGCATCTTCGGGGACTGGCCCCTGAGGCCAATCGAGCCTCTTCGGCTGAGCGAGCCGCCGCCAGCGACGCGGCGGCTCATCGTGGTGGATAAACCTGGAGCGGTACAGACTGAGATTCGCCTGGGTCACGTAGGAGTAGCACGGAAGCATCCTGATTACTTGCCTCTTGAGATGGCGATTCGGGTGCTCGGTGGGGAGGGAAGTAACCGACTGCACCGCGTGCTGCGGAGTGACCGTGGACTGACTTATGGCGCAGAAGCGTCCATGCATACCCTGCAGTTTATCGGTGATGTCGAGGCTCAGACCGCTACGCGAACTGAGACGACGGTTGAGGCGCTCGGCTTAATGATCGAGGAGTTCCGGCGGTTGCGGCAGGAGCGGATCGGTGTGCGTGAACTGTCTGGGGTTCAGGCTTACATGTCTGGCAGTTTCCCGTTGGAACTCGAAACACCCGACGCCATCGCATTGCGAGTTTTAAATGTAGTGTTTTATGGTTTAGACCTTGGTGAATTGGCGACCTACCGGGAACGCGTCGGGGCTGTAACGGTGAATGACATCCAACGCGTGTCTCGAAAATTTCTGACGCCGGATCGGCTGTCCATCGTGCTTGTCGGCGATGCGTCTGAGTTCATTGATGACCTAGCCATCGCCGGATTTACAGACATCGAGCGGGTACCGGTGACCGACCTTGACCTGTCATCGACCGGGTTGACCCGCAGTGGTTCGAGTTTATCAAGATAAGTCGACGCTCATCCTTGCGGCTTATCGCGCCTACTTTAGTGTCCGTATGATGCCAAGCGGTGTCCCACGGTGACCCTCTCATGACCAAGATGCTGATTTCGTGTGGTGAAGTGTCAGGCGATATCTATGCCGGTGCGCTGACGTCAGAGCTCGTCAAGCTCGATTCCCGAGTGCAGGTCTTTGGTCTTGGTGGCGATCAGATGGCAGCAGCTGGCGCCCGTCTTATTGGTCACTATCGTGGCCTAAGCGTAACGGGCTTGAGCGAGGCTCTGGCTGTCCTCCCGCGATCACTAGTGATGTATCGACGGCTGGTCGACACCATGAAGAAGAACCGACCGGATGTTCTAGTGACGGTCGATTTCCCGGACTTTAATTTCAGGTTGGCGGCGGCCGCTCGTCGGCTTGGGATACCGGTCGTTTACTATGTGAGTCCCCAGGTTTGGGCTTGGCGTCGTGGACGGCTACGGACGCTCAAGCAACTTGTGGATCGCATGCTTGTCATTTTTCCATTCGAGGAAGAGGTCTATCGAAATGCTGGTATTCCCGTCGAGTTCGTTGGCCACCCACTCGTCGACTTGGCGGAATCAAGAACAGCGAGAACAACGTTACTTCTCGAGTTGGGTCTTGCACCAAGGGCACCAACCGTTACTTTACTTCCCGGTAGTCGGCCTAATGAGGTGAGGCGCCTGTTACCAATCTTGTTCGAGGCGGCCAGAATAACTGCGACACGCGTACCGGAAGTGCAGTTTATTCTTGCTCGAGCACCCAATCTCGAAGACTCGTTGTTCAGTTCGTTGATGGGTCGGCGTGAACCCTGGTGTCCTGCGGTCATTGAAGCACGGACTGACGATGCCCTGTCGGCCGCTGACGTAGTTGCAACCGCTTCAGGCACCGCTACGGTTCAGGCGGCGATTCACGGTCGGCCGATGGTCATTGTTTACCGCGTATCGCCACTGACTTATGCAATCGGTCGACGATTCGTACAGGTGGATAATTACGGCATGGTAAATCTGATTGCTGGCGGACCGATTGTGCCCGAGTTGATTCAGGAGCGCTGCACAGCCAGCGCGGTCGCTGAAGAAATTGTTGGCTACCTCACCGATCACGATCGGATGAATCAAACGAAGGCATCGCTGCAAATTGTGCGGGAGCGCCTTGGTGGTTCGGGTGCGAGCCACCGTGCTGCACAAGCGGTGTTAAAGGTAGCGTCGGGGTCGAGATGATAGTAATGGTGGGAAGGAGGACGAGGCCAGCGTGAAGAACTCATTTGAAACGTTCGCTGACTTGACCATAAGTGGCCAGTCCAGTCGTTATTGCAGTCTAGCCAAGCTCGAGCAAGCGGGATTTCCCTCTGTGTCCCATCTGCCATATTCACTCAAGATTCTCTTGGAGAATCTTTTGCGGCACGAGGACGGTAGAGCGGTGACTGGAGACGATATTGCTGCCCTCGCACAATGGGACCCAGCCGGTGGAGTAGTAGAGGACATTGCGTTCAGTCCGGCACGGGTGCTACTGCAGGACTTCACGGGGGTACCGGCAGTCGTCGATCTTGCCGCGATCCGTGACGGAGTAGCCAAGCTTGGCGGTGACCCAAGATGTGTTAATCCACTACAGCCGGTTGAGCTTGTGATCGATCACTCCGTCCAAGTCGACTATTTTGGACGACCCGATGCATTGTTATTGAATGCTGAGCTTGAATATCAGCGCAACCGTGAGCGATATGCATTCCTCCGATGGGGACAGAACGCGTTCGGAAACTTCCAAGTCGTGCCGCCAGAAA
Coding sequences:
- a CDS encoding aconitase family protein, which produces MKNSFETFADLTISGQSSRYCSLAKLEQAGFPSVSHLPYSLKILLENLLRHEDGRAVTGDDIAALAQWDPAGGVVEDIAFSPARVLLQDFTGVPAVVDLAAIRDGVAKLGGDPRCVNPLQPVELVIDHSVQVDYFGRPDALLLNAELEYQRNRERYAFLRWGQNAFGNFQVVPPE
- the lpxB gene encoding lipid-A-disaccharide synthase; translated protein: MTKMLISCGEVSGDIYAGALTSELVKLDSRVQVFGLGGDQMAAAGARLIGHYRGLSVTGLSEALAVLPRSLVMYRRLVDTMKKNRPDVLVTVDFPDFNFRLAAAARRLGIPVVYYVSPQVWAWRRGRLRTLKQLVDRMLVIFPFEEEVYRNAGIPVEFVGHPLVDLAESRTARTTLLLELGLAPRAPTVTLLPGSRPNEVRRLLPILFEAARITATRVPEVQFILARAPNLEDSLFSSLMGRREPWCPAVIEARTDDALSAADVVATASGTATVQAAIHGRPMVIVYRVSPLTYAIGRRFVQVDNYGMVNLIAGGPIVPELIQERCTASAVAEEIVGYLTDHDRMNQTKASLQIVRERLGGSGASHRAAQAVLKVASGSR
- a CDS encoding pitrilysin family protein, which produces MSRGARAVNRLATGAACLLLPVTVIAQTPTEWPVESPPAPLAQTEVQFPPYEVRTLDNGMRVVVVLHHEQPVVSVRLLVGAGTAHEPAGKSGLASLLGALLDQGTTSRTAQDIAETIDTIGGSIGVGAGSDLTFVNAVVMNDSFDLVMEIVSDLIRHPAFAVEEIERQRRQIVSGLQVGLEDPDYLASIVFDRLVYGFHPYGRPQSGTLESLPTITSDDLHAFHETYFAPNNSILAIVGDLTADTAFNTTERIFGDWPLRPIEPLRLSEPPPATRRLIVVDKPGAVQTEIRLGHVGVARKHPDYLPLEMAIRVLGGEGSNRLHRVLRSDRGLTYGAEASMHTLQFIGDVEAQTATRTETTVEALGLMIEEFRRLRQERIGVRELSGVQAYMSGSFPLELETPDAIALRVLNVVFYGLDLGELATYRERVGAVTVNDIQRVSRKFLTPDRLSIVLVGDASEFIDDLAIAGFTDIERVPVTDLDLSSTGLTRSGSSLSR